The following is a genomic window from Bombina bombina isolate aBomBom1 chromosome 3, aBomBom1.pri, whole genome shotgun sequence.
GGAATAATAATTATCCACTAGAACATTGGGATCACTAGAGGCCTGAACCATCTGTATGTTGAGTGCATAAAGGAATAATAATGATCCACTAGAACCTTTGGATCACTAGTGGTCGGAACATTAATGGGATGGATGCCCCTGGTGCTTATAGATGAAATTCCTGCTCTGCGTATGTTATTGGACATAAGGCCGTGGTGCGATTCAGCTGGTTCTAACCAGTTCTTGcaaacctgttcctaaaatgtccCAGGTTCTCAAGAACCGGTGGTTGGGTGATGCCatcttccttaaaggaacagtatactgtaaaattgtttttcccttaatgtgtgtgttattttttgttataacAGCAGCAGAGTATACAGTGTATGGGAAATTGCTTTAGGCTAATTTCAATCAAGGCATGCTATAGTACTGTGATTTGCTATAGACAACTGTTTTTAAGAAGTTAAACCAGTGAGGCTGAAAGTGTAATGGTTCTAACATCTTTATAGTACAAAAAGTTAGGAAATATTGTGAAGTCTGAATCCCACCAATGTAAGAGTGTTAAAATCACTGAACTGTGGGGTCGATCACTGCACATTGTGGTATACTGGTTGATAGTGCATTAATAACTAGCTATTATTGAGGGGAGTGAGGGTGAGAGTACATTTACTCATATTACTGGATGCTTCTCCTGTTTTCCAGTGATTAACCACCCattcatttaaatatattaattataatataataaacCCAGTTTCCTATACTATGATTCTTTATTTGTGCAACCCTagttatttattcatttaaaatgTATGAATCAAATCAACTCACTGTTCAATGCCCATAACTGCATACAACTCATAGTAATAGAATTTATTGAATTTAAATATCTAAAGTGGGTACCTGCAATATAGTTTAGTAAAAATTGTAATTGCAAATTTGATTAATCAGCTACAGAGGCATTATTGGGTTGTTCTAGACCTAAAATCAACCATTATTATGAGTTCTTTAGATTTTAGATatgttttgcagattttttttgttttgtttgattattCTTCACTCTATTACTATGTATACACCTTAGTCTATTCAAATGTAATATGTATTTTttcagagatattttaaattaccgTAATATTTTTTCTTAGGAAATAATTATATTACTGCATATTACTTCTTTCATATAGTAAATATGATTCAGTTGCAGTGAGTTTTTATATGGTTTTCTAATTTTTTTATGGGTAGATGATTAAATATTactttataaaatgtttatatatatatatatatatatatatatatatatatatatataattttatttttattatttttttattattattttattttttgtgtgtatccAAAATATATGTCAAAAAATATGTTGTTATCTCCTGGTTTAATTTTTGTCtcaattatgtttttcattaatcAAGTGTTGTACAAAAGGAGATATcaacattttaccaaaaaaaaaatatgaaaacaatGAGGGAGTCAAGTCTAAATGTCTGTTGCCCATGCATTATTTAaggaattaaaaatataatttaaaaaaatatataattttttgtcaTAAAAGGGACTGATGCTTTAATATTGTGTTAAATCGTGTTAAAGTCACTAGCAGATAAACAAAAGTGCTTCATTAAAACATTGATGCACCAAAAtaaccaaatataaataaatataattgtttATAAAATTAAAGAACTCTTGGTGAAACCATTTATTTATGATGGCTATAAGATGGTGATCACCAAGGCAgtacaaaaaaaatgcaaacaattttttttgtttgagtGTAAAATAACCCTGTAGTACGTCTAAGCCTAATCACCTTCTGCTAGTATTTAGCAATAAGGGGCTGGCACAGGACGTTGTAAATCAAATAAGCATGGCTCAGTAGTTAACATATATGAATTACTATAGAACCCCCTTGCTGAGAAGGAGATTACAAATGCTATTGTAGCAAACCTCCTTCAGCATGAGCTGAACAAAAAGAAATGTACTCCACACCACAAAGATGCATCATTTTTTCAATATCCATACTGGGATTTCTCCACCAAAATAGCTGCCGCTAGTTGCTGAGCATCTGTAACATGTGGATTCCGTTTCATCACAAGTCGCACAAGTTCTGAAGGAAAGATGTTACACAAGTTTATGAAAACCTTCTCTCTAGTACATTGATGTTGAGGAGGTTCTTGGGGCATACCACAGTAAGGTATCCTCCAAGACTGATCCTGACGCTCAGGTGGGCTTTGGAAAGCAAACTGCTCATAGCATGGCTGTGATGGGTTGCTAGGCACTGAGTAAGGTTGACGAAAACCATAAGCATCAGCAACAAAATTATGCCTTTCCCAACTGCCAATGCTATCTTGGCTTTGACATGGCTTATGCTGTCTCAGTGGTGAATTTTCATATAAACGTGAATCAGAGACACTTTCCATTCTTGTGGAAACCAAAGCTCTTCCCATAATCAATTTTTTTGAAGCAGGAGAATTTGGAGATACATGGTACTCATTTGGGCAACTAGAACGAGATGCAACAGTCTGATGGTGCAGTGGGACAGGTGTATAAGAAGTCTGGGGCTTGTGATGAGGTTTGAGTTCTTGTTCATGCCCATAGCTTTGGACTCTTGTTAAGGAATCATGGTAGCTTTGCATGAATGTTTGAGGACCTGAGCGAATAGGTGTGTGAAGGTGCTGACACTTCATACTTTCATCTAATTGAGGGTCAGGAGAACTGACATAGGAACGGTCATTATAACCAGCATATGAATCGCTACTTCCACAACTCAAGCTACCATCACTGCTGCAATCAGAAGCTACAGAACTAATCCTGTATTCTTGGTCCAATGAAAAACGTCTCTCTGGACTCCGATTTCCAGATATGCCTAAATTTGAGTAGGCATTCATCATGGAGTAATATCCTACATCAACAGGTGATTCACACTTAGGGTATTCCAGTCTGTGTTTTTTTGTTGACATTAGTAAAGGAGAATATAGCCCAGAAGGCCCTTGATCCTGAGAGGGTAGCTGTACAGAAGAGAAACCTCCATTGCTTGAGGTTATGGAGATGGGGGATTTTAAATTTGATATACTAACTAAAGATGGCACAGATCtggtttcaaatttatttttggaaGGAAGTTTTTCTTCCAGGTCTTGATACACTTGAGTTCTTATACTTGGGTCCGATTGTCTCTTTGGAGTAGAACGTTTCAAGTCATTGCTGCATTCAATCCTGGTATTTGAAGGAACACTGTTGCTTTTGAACAGTCCTCCTTCACCTCCAGTTTTGGCTGCAGTGCTTCTAGACATAGCACGAAGTTCATCAGCTACTGATCGTTGAGGTTGATTTCCCCTTTCAGGGTGATAATATTTACACTTATGCCCATAGGTGCATTTCTTCCCTAAGAGAGAAAAAATGTTATAAATTAAGAACAGTTGATAGTCAGTAcatttgaacatttaaaaaaaataataataatctactgatcttataaatattacattaattaatgtaagcaatatatttcttttttcatatttattaCAACCATCGTTTTtgctaaattttaaatttaaaggaatatAATAGTTGTCTTTCATGCATTTGTGTAATATAAGAGTGTTTCCAAAACAATTTCTTCTAAGATTTTTTATTGTTCCCTGAGAATTGCATTGTAAACTTAGAATAGGGCCCAGAGCCCTGAAGTGCTAATTAAATGACCAGAGTAAAGATCCTGTTAAAATCTGTTAATATGGACTATATGGAAATGCATTACAGCATAAATTGATGGTCTTTAATATTGacttttttgtcctttttaaactattatggttcagatagatcatgcaattttaacagagttttcaattctattatcaaatttatttagttcacttggtatccttagttgaaaagcatacctaagtaggctttgaagcagcaatgcaccattGGGAGCTAGTGATTGGTAGCTATACATGcctcatcattggctcaccagatatgttcatctagctcccagtagtgcaatgctgtaagGATTAAACACATTATTATTGAACTATTGGCATATAACTAAGTGATCTAAGacattatagcattttctttttgcaggtTTAAGGATACTACTGACAGGACACCGCATTTTtttctcaaaaatatatatagtagttaaagtgattgtaaacgttaATGAATtgctgcccagtatctaaaaataatcttaaagaacatgggcactttaattcattaaaattttgaaaGATGCTTCATTTTTAGTACTGGGAAACATACCGCCGTTCCTCCGCCTGCATTTCctactttctttagcagatcgatgacgaatccagctttctccaatcgttgcatgccccacttggcatccagctcatggggcactgaacgattggaggaagctggattcattaTTGGTCTGCAAAACAAAGtcggagatgtgggcggaggaatTGGGGTTTGTTTCCAAtcacaacattttaaatatttgatcaaagAAGCGCCATTTccaaatttcatgaatgaaagttttttttaataactttttaatatactATACAGCACAATCCTAAACTTTACCATCAATTTAACCCATGGTTTGGGATAGATTACTAGTGGCGTGCTTACAGTTGCCTGTGATAAAAAAAGGAGTGCATCATGGCTCTTTCCACATGTTTGAagtttacgagttgaaagtaaatgcgttcgcttaagcacaattgaatttaatgtgtgttggaatagtgtgacctcagagctctggttaactgttacgcaagacaaaacacattaaaattacatttaaaagtatagtaacactgtctgataaaaattattattatttttttaaaaattgcggaaaaagttataagggctcaaagagatgAGGTCAGagataatatacatatttacaagcatatataaacaaacacacacacacatatatatatgcattggagccctttgtagtcaagtagctgaaaacatgaaaaatcaatgcaatattcatatttaataaagtgttcaactgtgtatgtagtgtaaatacttcacattcctatgttcttcacatatggggAATATGGTCTAAGttcttttaaatagatattcctatatatttatataactgtatatatctatacacacacacataaatacatatttatatatacacgcgtgcgtatatatatatatatatgtttcaggcCCAAAGGTGGGGATTCCAGTGCTTCCTCTTCCCTagagttcagccagctggattgctgtaaatTTCCAGCCCGTTACTTATAGCACTCTGGTGTGCTCCACGCAAATGGGAGTACCCTGTATCAGAGCCTCCATATTTTCAACATTGTGTCTtgactggtacacacaggcgcctcttttGTTTATGTGGTTTTTATAGAAGTCTTTACATGGAAGGTGTTGCAAGAGAGCAGCAGCAACTGTCGAGTGAAGTGACACACCACTCTTTTATTGGATATACTGAATACCAGAGCTTCCCATTTGGGACTTGCCACCACCAGTGGATTTATCTGGACTTTTTGTATCATTGTTTAGCATTGTGTTATTGTTTGCCATTAATGTACACCTTCAATTATAAATattgatattaaatattaatattaaatattaaatattgatacatatttaaatattaaatattgatacatattgtgtatgtgtatatatgtgtgttatttatgaatacatagaacattcttctatggaatatgaaatattaatatttcatgtcggattgagaaaatgcaatcaggtttgagtgcgagtaagggtgttagttttttcccacttgaagtctatgggggaatacattaatgtggttGCGACATTCAAAGTtgggctttttgcgcacatcgggttagcacgtgagaacatttttttaactttcaacttgcaatgcgCTCGCTCTGCTCATAATCTAGCGCTTTGTGTACAAGTGCATTTGTGCATTACTTCCCGTTCTGTCAGTGCAGTGATATACAGCATGGATAACCATGTGTGAGATAAAGATGCAATTGTAACCCATTGTTATATCCTCAGAGAGCCATGCAAGTAATACACAACAAAACCTGTGAAaacttttaatagaaacatttttccaAAAACTGCAACATTTTCTGCTGGAAATCTGGTTGCATAGGTAAACAGATGCAAGACTTTTCTTCCCAAATCATTTAACAATGAACCAGTATTTGAGTAATGGTAGAAATCATTATTTACCATATGGACAAGGCTGTTTCTTGTATTCAGGGATTACTGGTTTCTTCCTCAGAAAATTATCCAGACTAGGTCCATGGCGGCCCAAAGGGTCATCAGGGGGCATAAACCTATAGAAGAGGCAAAGTAATTTGTGAACTTTCAGTGCCGGAACAAATATCTAAAATCACACATTACAATCGAGAGATACATCTACctagaatataataaataaaacatagacTCCAAATCTctaagatcttttgcataaagcaCAACACAATAAAGAACGGATTTGTTAAGTAGCTCTTAGATGAAAGCTATCTGAAATAACTAACCAATCCCaaagatatgcaaaaaaaaatgtcaaatcccTTAAGGAAGCATTAAATAATAAAAGCTAAAAAAACAAGGCGTCCCCGGGTTAAATCTAAAACTACTAGAAGCAAAAAGCTAGTAAATTAGATTACAATTAAATCCGCATATAAAGTGCATATCATACTGCAAGTAACATCTATATGACAATATCAAACAGTATCAAAGTATTCCAAATAATGTGCAGTGAAATTTTCCTATTCCCTTTCGTGTATAAAGCAATATTTCAGCAAGAATTCACAATAGACTGTGgtggattaaagggatagtctagtcaaaattaaactttgaggatttagatagagcatgcaattctaagcaactttccaatttactcctattaccaatttttcttcgttctcttagtatctttatttgcaaaagcaagaatgtaagcttgggagccggcctatttttgggttCAGCATctgggtggcgcttgctgattggtatctaaatgtagacTGAGAGAAAAGATGGAGGTGGCGCCTATGGCAGTctgttaataatataaaatgttggATCTATATTACTAGATTTCTATTAGTAAAATGTAGTGATTCAGATTACAATGAAAAGATAAGGGTCAATATTCAACTTAAATAGTTcaacaatatttaatttatttcgtacaATATCCTCAAGAGAACAAATTATTAAAATTCTACCTTCGACACAATATAAACTGACACCGGTGAGAGTGTTGACAAAGTCtactgaaagaaataaaaatatctcCCAACATGGATATTGCATTACTTACTTGTCATTGACAAATGAATACATTAATAATCTCTCATCAATAAATTTCTTCCATTCAGGTTTTTCGTTTGCCAGATCCCTATAATTGTCATTGGACACAATGATGCCATCCGATTCGAATGCCAACTTGACTATAAACCGGTCATCATAACACACCACCCGTCTTCCCTGCACCCGACGAGATGGAGTAAACACAAGAATTTTTTCCTTTTCCAACTTACGCAAGATTTCTTGatctgaaaaatattaaattaaatgcaTTTAACAACAATCCTGTTTTCTTAACCTTCCCAAATTGCTAGATGTAACCTTACATGGATATggttgcatagtgtgtgtgttcaCATGTCCTCTATAGTGTACTGAGAATATTTGAAGCAGTATAAATATGATGGCAGATGAAAAAAGTGAGAACAAATTTTATAAAACAGCTACAgaaaggagttaaaaaaaaaagacagaaataaaatacTTGGATTACGAAGCATAGATAATGAAAATTAATGGATTATGGCCATTAGTCAAGACATTAcaggctctaatttgttagagcacgtacttttaagactagcaaccctgctcctctatgtgtttaacccatgtaaagggtttaaacacataataGAAGTACCACTGTAAAGCACTGCTGGTCAACAGTGCAAACTGCTGCTCACTCAATCAGCTGTTTTGGTCAGCAGCAGTTTCCGCTCAGGTACCCGAGTGGTACttcttctatgtgtttaacccttttaaagGTAGAAATTCAGGGTCGTTAgtctgaaaatgacatgctctaacgaattagagcatatcAATTATTGACTATAATGGTCCTTTTATTACAATTCCAGACTTTAaagggaaaacaaaatgtatgtttaccagataaattaaatttatttcatggtggtgagagtccacaagtctattactcctgggattcaactcctggccactaggaggatgcaaatattcccaaaactctatactcttaaaaccaaattaaggttccaaggaTTTAAAGGCTGGTTTTAATCTAAAACCTGAAGACAActctgaatgtcaggaagtttaacAATTTTCTTATGGTATAGAGCCAAAATAGACAAAATTTGACTTTTTAAAAAGCTAGTAGAAAGGCCCTATCTAAATCTTCATGCAAGAAGTGAAGAATTCTAGTAATCCTGAAAGAATGCCAATTCAATTAAAATCTTGTTTTTCCACACCAGGAAGGCTTTCCCTACTTTGTTATAGAATTTCCGTGTGACAGGCTTCCTAGCATAGATCAAGGTATTTAAAACAGTATTA
Proteins encoded in this region:
- the ZC3H12C gene encoding probable ribonuclease ZC3H12C translates to MTGLREIVVGDVVHFGYFWNFTDILMAEDEELGSFYQQYRSNSTVDLDACSKNFMGLKDHMGPSLAQLYVKNSEAHVSGVVQWSMVRKPTMDTVNSRKEDSDKDTSEETYSSSGDSEEGTNSDNESELSGRLVVEPCRITKGHRRLCRSPCIEPYILKRNEILHDLKKVEILKDIKEVKKTPDTGKEYQSKLDFALKLGYSEEQVFLVLNKLGTDALINDILGELVKLGSKSDSEQNVGMSNSGLRESSSIESQRSESPFHQEIVDDIENLRPIVIDGSNVAMSHGNKEVFSCHGIKLAVTWFLDRGHKDVTVFVPAWRKEQSRPDALITDQEILRKLEKEKILVFTPSRRVQGRRVVCYDDRFIVKLAFESDGIIVSNDNYRDLANEKPEWKKFIDERLLMYSFVNDKFMPPDDPLGRHGPSLDNFLRKKPVIPEYKKQPCPYGKKCTYGHKCKYYHPERGNQPQRSVADELRAMSRSTAAKTGGEGGLFKSNSVPSNTRIECSNDLKRSTPKRQSDPSIRTQVYQDLEEKLPSKNKFETRSVPSLVSISNLKSPISITSSNGGFSSVQLPSQDQGPSGLYSPLLMSTKKHRLEYPKCESPVDVGYYSMMNAYSNLGISGNRSPERRFSLDQEYRISSVASDCSSDGSLSCGSSDSYAGYNDRSYVSSPDPQLDESMKCQHLHTPIRSGPQTFMQSYHDSLTRVQSYGHEQELKPHHKPQTSYTPVPLHHQTVASRSSCPNEYHVSPNSPASKKLIMGRALVSTRMESVSDSRLYENSPLRQHKPCQSQDSIGSWERHNFVADAYGFRQPYSVPSNPSQPCYEQFAFQSPPERQDQSWRIPYCGMPQEPPQHQCTREKVFINLCNIFPSELVRLVMKRNPHVTDAQQLAAAILVEKSQYGY